The DNA sequence AGAGCGTGACCACGACTTCGTCGAAGGAGGTGCCGAACGCGAACAGCGCTCCCGAAATCAGGCCCGGCGCGATCACCGGCAGCGTGATCCGGAAGAACGTGCGCAACGGGCTCGCTCCCAGGCTTAGGCTGGCGCGCACCAGGTTGTGGTTGAATCCGGCCAGCGTGGCCGACACGGTGGTAACGACGAACGGCGCGCCCAGCGCCGCATGGGCCAGGATCAGGCCGGTATAGGTTTCCGAGAGGCCGATCTGGGCGAAGAAGATGTACACGCCGACGCCGACCACCACCACCGGCACCACCATCGGCGAAATCAGCACTGCCATCACGACCGCCTTGCCGCGGAACTCGGCCTTGTTCAGGCCGACTGCTGCCAAGGTGCCGAGCACGGTCGCCAGCAGCGTCGCCGCCGGCGCGACGATGAAACTGTTCTGCGCGGCGCGCACCCAGTCGTCCGACTCGAACAGGCTCTGATACCAACGCAGCG is a window from the Noviherbaspirillum sp. UKPF54 genome containing:
- a CDS encoding ABC transporter permease, which translates into the protein MKHILPTFAPYQSLSERAWFFTLRGLNLLTLLFLILPILVIVPLSFADSTFLSYPIPGFSLRWYQSLFESDDWVRAAQNSFIVAPAATLLATVLGTLAAVGLNKAEFRGKAVVMAVLISPMVVPVVVVGVGVYIFFAQIGLSETYTGLILAHAALGAPFVVTTVSATLAGFNHNLVRASLSLGASPLRTFFRITLPVIAPGLISGALFAFGTSFDEVVVTLFVAGPSQSTLPRQMFAGIRENISPAIAALATILIFFSICLLGTLEWLRGRNKAAAKY